In the Thermoanaerobaculales bacterium genome, AGAACTCGGCCATTCCAAGCGCCTCCACGCGCTGCTCGAGGGTCTTCTTGACGCGGTCTTCGAAGCCCGAGTAGGTGTGGATGATGTACCACTGCTTGGCCATGGCCGGCGCCCCCGTCACGAGAAGACACCGAAGATGCGGAATATCCTCTGGGTCATGAACACGAACACGAGGTCGCAGAGGTAGAGATACACGCCGAAGATGAACGACGCGATCACGACCACCGTCGTGGTGTTGATGACCTCCTGCTTGGTCGGCCACGTCACCTTCTTGGTTTCGACCACGACCTCGGACAGAAAGGCCTTGAGGCGTTTCCACCACTGCATGCCGACGACTCCTCGCCGAAGGAAGATGGCAGGCCAGGAGGGACTCGAACCCCCAACCACCGGTTTTGGAGACCGGGACTCTACCAATTGAGCTACTGGCCTGCGCGAATCCCGTTCTC is a window encoding:
- the secE gene encoding preprotein translocase subunit SecE encodes the protein MQWWKRLKAFLSEVVVETKKVTWPTKQEVINTTTVVVIASFIFGVYLYLCDLVFVFMTQRIFRIFGVFS